A window from Luteibacter flocculans encodes these proteins:
- the rplO gene encoding 50S ribosomal protein L15, with amino-acid sequence MRLNDIKPGKGARKTRTRVARGIGSGLGKTAGRGHKGQHARAGNTHRVGFEGGQMPLQRRLPKVGFRSLKKADTEQVMLYKLAAIQGDTIDLIALHAAGLVTSRAKKVKVVLKGEINRAIKLQGVLATAGAKAAIEAAGGSVE; translated from the coding sequence ATGCGTCTTAACGACATCAAGCCCGGCAAGGGCGCTCGCAAGACCCGCACCCGCGTTGCTCGCGGTATCGGTTCCGGCCTCGGCAAGACCGCCGGCCGCGGCCACAAGGGTCAGCACGCTCGTGCCGGTAACACGCACCGCGTCGGTTTCGAAGGCGGCCAGATGCCGCTGCAGCGTCGCCTGCCGAAGGTCGGCTTCCGCTCGCTGAAGAAGGCCGATACGGAGCAGGTCATGCTCTACAAGCTGGCCGCGATCCAGGGCGACACGATCGACCTCATCGCACTGCACGCTGCCGGTCTCGTGACCAGCCGCGCCAAGAAGGTCAAGGTGGTGCTTAAGGGCGAGATCAATCGCGCCATCAAGCTCCAGGGCGTGCTTGCGACGGCCGGCGCCAAGGCGGCTATCGAAGCCGCCGGCGGCAGCGTGGAGTAA
- the rpmD gene encoding 50S ribosomal protein L30 yields the protein MAKNNETAGTVRVRLVKGLRGVQGRHRLSVKALGLNKLNDVRELKDSPQVRGLINTVYYLVRVEE from the coding sequence ATGGCTAAGAACAACGAAACCGCTGGCACCGTCCGCGTTCGCCTGGTCAAAGGCCTTCGCGGTGTGCAGGGGCGTCATCGTCTGAGCGTCAAGGCCCTGGGCCTTAACAAGCTCAACGACGTGCGCGAACTGAAGGATAGCCCCCAGGTCCGTGGCCTCATCAACACGGTCTACTACCTGGTTCGGGTCGAGGAGTAA
- the rpsE gene encoding 30S ribosomal protein S5: MSSTDRENSDGMLEKLIAVNRVAKTVKGGRQMSFTALTVVGDGEGRVGFGYGKAREVPVAISKAMERARRNMVSIELNNGTLWYAIKANHGAARVFMQPASEGTGVIAGGAMRAVLEVVGVKNVLAKAVGSRNPINLVRATIKGLQAVASPKRIAAKRGKTIEEVLGNG; this comes from the coding sequence ATGTCCTCGACAGATCGCGAAAATTCGGACGGCATGCTTGAAAAGCTGATCGCCGTCAACCGCGTGGCCAAGACCGTCAAGGGTGGCCGCCAGATGAGCTTCACCGCGCTGACGGTTGTCGGCGATGGCGAAGGTCGCGTCGGTTTTGGTTATGGCAAGGCCCGTGAAGTGCCGGTCGCCATTTCCAAGGCCATGGAGCGCGCCCGCCGCAACATGGTGAGCATTGAACTGAACAACGGCACGCTCTGGTACGCCATCAAGGCCAACCACGGCGCCGCTCGCGTCTTCATGCAGCCCGCTTCCGAAGGTACCGGCGTGATCGCCGGCGGTGCCATGCGCGCCGTGCTCGAAGTGGTCGGCGTGAAGAACGTCCTCGCGAAGGCCGTCGGCTCGCGCAACCCGATCAACCTCGTCCGCGCGACGATCAAGGGTCTGCAGGCCGTCGCCTCGCCGAAGCGCATCGCCGCCAAGCGTGGCAAGACGATCGAAGAGGTGCTGGGCAATGGCTAA